One segment of Neobacillus endophyticus DNA contains the following:
- the mazG gene encoding nucleoside triphosphate pyrophosphohydrolase — protein sequence MANQIEIVGLGAGDLEQLPLGVYKKLLKAKTLFLRTKEHPVVVELEKEGIRYISFDEVYEKHDQFAAVYQEITRILLEKAQSESVLYAVPGHPLVAEQTVQLLLEQGPKEQIEIAIGGGQSFIDALFASLKIDPVEGFQLLDGTALQANTLQMDQHQIICQVFDQFTASNVKLTLMEKYPDDYEVWIVTAAGSKDEVLEKVQLYELDHSLTMNNLTSVYVPPVRKDSILWKNFTKLREIIAELRGPDGCPWDKEQTHESLKKYLIEETFEVIEAIDKGDIDHLIEELGDVLLQVMLHAQIGEDEGFFTIDDVVEGLSAKMIRRHPHVFGNVTADSAEEVVKNWQEIKQQEKGTAPSSILEGVSMALPNLLRAYEIQKKAAKVGFDWQEITPALEKVKEELNEFIAELDGTEEGFLYAKQEFGDLLFAFVNVARFLHINPEESLFATNEKFIRRFRYVEQMVKNSGRTFEHHTLEELDLYWDEAKSKGL from the coding sequence ATGGCAAATCAAATTGAAATTGTCGGTTTAGGGGCTGGGGACCTCGAACAGCTTCCACTAGGGGTTTATAAGAAATTATTGAAGGCGAAAACGCTGTTTTTAAGGACGAAGGAGCACCCAGTAGTGGTGGAGCTGGAGAAAGAAGGGATCCGTTACATTTCCTTTGATGAAGTATATGAAAAACATGACCAATTTGCGGCAGTTTATCAGGAAATCACCCGAATCTTGCTGGAAAAGGCCCAATCTGAATCCGTCTTATATGCTGTACCTGGACATCCACTTGTAGCAGAACAAACTGTGCAACTGCTCTTGGAACAGGGGCCAAAAGAGCAAATTGAAATTGCGATCGGCGGAGGGCAAAGCTTCATTGATGCCCTTTTTGCTTCACTAAAAATTGACCCGGTTGAAGGTTTTCAACTGCTCGATGGTACTGCTCTCCAAGCAAATACATTGCAAATGGACCAGCATCAGATTATCTGTCAGGTCTTTGACCAATTTACAGCTTCAAATGTAAAGCTGACATTAATGGAAAAATACCCGGATGATTATGAGGTATGGATTGTGACAGCAGCCGGAAGTAAGGACGAAGTATTGGAAAAGGTACAATTATACGAATTGGACCACAGTTTAACCATGAATAATCTTACTTCGGTATATGTACCGCCTGTAAGAAAGGACTCAATTCTGTGGAAGAACTTCACTAAGCTTCGGGAAATAATTGCAGAATTAAGAGGGCCGGACGGCTGCCCATGGGATAAAGAACAAACGCATGAATCATTAAAGAAATACTTAATTGAGGAAACGTTTGAAGTCATTGAGGCTATTGACAAAGGCGATATTGATCATTTAATTGAAGAATTGGGGGATGTCCTGCTGCAGGTAATGCTTCATGCGCAAATCGGAGAAGATGAAGGCTTTTTTACCATTGATGATGTGGTCGAAGGTCTGTCTGCCAAGATGATTCGCAGACACCCTCATGTATTTGGAAACGTGACGGCTGATAGTGCAGAAGAGGTCGTGAAGAATTGGCAGGAAATTAAACAACAAGAAAAAGGGACTGCTCCGTCATCGATTCTTGAAGGAGTTTCTATGGCACTACCAAATTTGCTACGCGCCTATGAAATACAAAAGAAGGCAGCAAAGGTTGGCTTTGATTGGCAGGAAATAACTCCTGCATTGGAGAAAGTAAAAGAAGAACTGAATGAATTTATCGCGGAGCTGGATGGAACGGAAGAAGGTTTTCTGTATGCCAAACAGGAATTTGGCGATTTATTGTTTGCATTCGTGAATGTGGCAAGGTTTTTACATATCAACCCGGAGGAATCACTATTTGCTACAAATGAAAAGTTCATTAGACGCTTCCGTTATGTGGAGCAAATGGTGAAAAACAGCGGCAGGACGTTTGAACATCATACACTTGAGGAGTTAGATTTGTACTGGGATGAAGCTAAATCTAAAGGATTATAG